The proteins below are encoded in one region of Rhizophagus irregularis chromosome 13, complete sequence:
- a CDS encoding uncharacterized protein (SECRETED:cutsite_IDA-HR; SECRETED:prob_0.9447); SECRETED:SignalP(1-21), protein MNRKLFSIILLFCILAQTIDAHRHRHHHHYFNNRCTVTETSSETATVTQCSESQTPTPTPTPARKRHYNHHDNHHHCNHHDNHHHYNHHHHNHECNHHKPTKTVTITPTVTVCPDCCERGGTGFQNRVRPGGNAVLTNDTTPEGCCRSCLADPGCAQWAFAIGGVCSHNKGTTCVSPTLITFNDSGIIRCTGEGCLAGEAVQLTQINSDAGAGTFPIKD, encoded by the coding sequence ATGAATCGCAAATTGTTCTCAATTATTCTGCTCTTTTGTATTCTGGCGCAAACTATCGATGCTCATcgtcatcgtcatcatcatcattattttaacaatCGTTGCACTGTTACTGAAACTAGTTCTGAAACCGCAACCGTTACCCAATGCAGTGAATCACAAACACCCACACCCACCCCCACCCCCGCTCGCAAACGTCACTATAATCATCACGATAATCACCATCACTGTAATCATCACGATAATCACCATCACTATAATCATCATCACCATAATCACGAATGTAACCATCATAAACCAACGAAAACTGTAACTATTACACCAACCGTTACAGTTTGCCCAGACTGCTGTGAACGTGGTGGTACTGGATTCCAGAATCGGGTTAGACCTGGTGGTAATGCAGTCCTTACAAATGATACAACACCGGAAGGTTGTTGTAGATCATGTTTGGCTGATCCAGGTTGCGCACAATGGGCATTTGCAATAGGTGGTGTTTGTTCACACAATAAGGGAACCACATGTGTTTCGCCAACTTTGATTACTTTCAATGATAGTGGCATTATTCGTTGCACTGGTGAGGGTTGCTTAGCTGGTGAAGCTGTTCAATTAACTCAAATTAATAGTGATGCAGGTGCAGGAACATTCCCTATTAAAGACTAA